cttgcactggattgccatacatatccgtgcttgtgacaaacgccgtttgaagtggagcatgtgaaccggcttttgcagatgaagtagtggaggtgccataatacatctctggattctgtggcactgcaactctctttgccttcaacgtttcttcctgatccttgttctccagaagctgcacgaaatcgttgatatttgtagttttcaacgttccgttgtacttcaagatttccaggaagttattccattgaggaggcaatgcatcggcaaacttctttaccacctctgttggagtcgttgtgacttcaaaattggtcagctcagtaagtaggtgatagaaacggcttgtcatatctcccaaggattccttatccatacatgtgaagccatcgaattctttcttcagtagatctcgtcgtagttgacgtgtggcttcattacctactcctcttgtcttcaatgcatcccacagcttcttcgtagtcttgaaactgacgaactgatgataaatatccttgctcagtgcttgagtaagaatagcgtatgctttcttttctaagtcatacgtcttcttttgatcctcaggaagatcggcaaatgtagctgtcgaagaagcagcaacctcgatagtttgatcgaattccgtagtgaaccgcaaccataactctgtattttgaccaagaatatatgtatggaaacgatcaacccatcccggatattcattaagatgcatcaactttggaggcctgttcaaacttccggtttcactttcgcttagaagaagactttgaatactcggagtttgatttgaaacaaacgcccattgaccagcttgagtggcatttgtttgtgaggatgtagataccggagattcggcccatgatggagattgactggtattcatgtattttccactgtctggagccggacttccccaccaactcggattcatgatagataagcaaaataaatgctaagtaagaatgatccgaaagataacacaaccgaaagatcctggtcgaaagatctgaaatcacagaaacttgttaacaataaaatgaccacaatcgaaagatataaccttgttcgaaggatcaacagtactcgaaagattactgttgactctcgaacaatgatctcgaaagattcaagagctcgaaggattctcctttgaaagatccttatctttcgagctaaatccttatctttcgaacaacagatctcgaaggattcaccaatacgaaggatcctaatctttcggacactagtctttcgaaaagattcctctgtcgaaggatatgtttcagacttcaaaggatgggtcgaaggatataaatctttcgtgccctccttgatcgaaagatatcgaaggatgatctttcgatgtcgaaagatatctttcgagaggctctgacacaactgactttgatgtgataggttggtgaaaaggtgatgagttggtgtaccaactttcggcagaatggatggttctgcaacaacttttcaccaaactttttgactttcaaaaattttacCAAAATAGGCAAACCATATCCTCAAGTCCAGTTCACCGGAATAATAACCGGaatatggccggaaaaatcaaagtttcacaaacacgatttttatgttacccaaaccgaccctgaacactcccgataggtttagaacacgtttttactcaaTGAAAATGCAAGAAatcaagtaaaaacaggtgcaaaaccaagtgtttcaacacaccaaaacttgtaaaaacccggttttaaacaaggtaaagagccaagctctgataccacttgtaggtccctgtttcgcggaggattacgaacctaaaccttgttatacaaacctactagcgagtgcggaatccaagctagcaagcaaaccgagttagtagcaagtagagaaacaaacacacgagttcaccgattaacacaacttgtattaatgcaatgagggttcggttacaagctcaatgtttacagaaatgttctataaactctctctcagtgtgtgtgtgagttctggacagaatgctctcaacactctctatctctcggatgtgcaaatgacagaactaactcacactcaacacatgcatgggtatatatacccagctcagcaggtcttggtcgaaggatccgaaagatggtccgaaggatcatctttcggatacaatgctttcgaaggattagcaatgacctcgaaggatcatccttcgaggaccatcagtcgaagcatatctttcgaggtgatcgaaggatctacattatccttcgatcactcatccttcgagccagacaacTTTCAACAAGTTTACTtactgttgactgagtcaaaccaggaggacggttgacttggtcaacttacatgacttacaaggacatcgtttacatcgtgaccgaatacagacaaagtacagacacaagtgcaccaacatcaTCTCCTTTAAAACTAATAAAGACATCAAACTTCCATGACCGAAAAGAAGAAGAGGAAGGAATGGACTGAGGGGAGGATGCCAATGGCCTGTTGTACCTCCAAAAATAAATGAAACCAAGTAAATAATTGACTTAACTAAATAATGATTTATATATTACTAGTAAAACATGTTATACTAACCAATATAAAAATTTTCAGTTTTCCTTTAAGATTTGTGCCATGTTTTCCTGTTGTGTCAAAATTTCATATCCCTACTTAGCAAAACcgtattttatttacaatctgtATGTCAGATATTTATAAGTCTGCacttattttatttaaatgttcaAAGCATGAAGGTAAACTGGAATAAATCAGTTTCAGAAAATACCCTGCAGATTTTCCTTGGTGACGAGCAGCAAAGTCACCGTCATCCAACATTGGACCACTTGGTGCCTATGGCACATAAACAAACAGTTTCCACAGATTAGGAAAGGCTCAAACTATCCACACACACTATCTGCCTATTTAGACACCCTTTGCCTCGTATATGcctcatataggcctatacgaggtgTATAGGGTTACATCAAATTCAGTGTCTGACTCATGTCAGTTCTGGTTTGACTCATGTCAGTTCTGGTTTGACTCATGTATATAGGCCTATATATACAAGGCGTATAGGACCCCTCGTATAGGTCTCATATATGACCCATGCCCCATATATGCCACGTATAGGCCTATGTGGGGcgtatataagttttttttttattttttttaacaaacattttatacaatattaatcgttttagcaaacttttatacaaaaacaagttttctattttaaataaataaaaatacaagTACATGATATGATACAACacctgtataggcctatacgagacctaaCCACACCTATAGTCCTATGCGAGACCTATAcgagttattataattaatatgagtttttttataattaatattagagttactataattaatatgagttttttataattaatattagtgttattgatattaatatgagttttttataattaatattagagttattataattaatatgagtgttattataattaatatgagtttttcataattaatattaatgttattgatattaatataagtttttttataattaatattagtgttatggaTATCAAAaagagaaaattaaaaaaataaaaatatatgccTCATATAGGGCTAGACTGGGCGTATAGTGGggtccaaaagaccattatagccCTGTTTTGCCCCCAGTCTAGGCCTAACtcaagggtaaaatggtaatttgtaTTATATACATACGCCTCATACAGGCCTATACCAGGCATATAAGAGAGGcaaaaaagaccaatttacccCCAGTCTAGGCCTaactcaggggtaaaatggtctttttgtCTATACGCCCCATATAGGCCGATACGAGGCATATAAGACAAAATATGACATAATCAGGGATTCTCTTGGAAATTGAAAAAGGTTATACGTgacgtatagacctatacgaggcgcaTACGAGAGTGTGTGAATATGTAGACCCTTAGGCAAACAGAATTTTTTTTAACTTGAATTCGGTTATAATAAAAGCTGAATAGTAAAGGCTTAAAATGTAAATAAATTTGAAGACTTATGCGACATCAGCAGCTTACTAGTTGATTATCAAGAGCTTTCTGTAGTTGTTCCACGACCTTCTTCATTGTTGGACGTTCATTTCCGCTCATCAAACATTGGTAGGCAATGCTTGAAAACGTAACTAATGAAGCTCCGTTTATCTGTTTTTGTAGATCAGGATAGATGATCTCATCTAATGTCTTTCTTCTCCAATGTATTTTTATCAAATTAGTTAAAAACTGACGCTCATCACGGAACGCTCTAACACGGGTAGGCCTTCCACACAAAACTTCAAACAACACAACTCCAAAAGAGTAAACGTCAGACTTTTGTGTGAGTAAACCAGTATTGTAGTAGTCTGGATCGATATATCCAATTGTGCCGCAAACATTGGAGATAAGAAAGGTAGACTGCGTATTCGCAGGGCTAACTCTGGACAACCCAAAATCTGCGATTTTAGCTTTCCAGTTCTCATCTAAAAGAATGTTTGAACTCTTGATGTCACGGTGCAAAATCCTATGTTCAGATCCAACATCATTATGAAGATACTGTAACCCACGCGCAGCATCTAGGCAAATCTGAACAAGTATCCAGGTTAGATCCGTACTCTTTAGATGTTTGTCAAGGCTGCCATTGCTTTCATGCTTATAAACAAGTATCTTCTTCCCGTCTTCATCGCAAAATCCGAGAAGTGATACcatgttttcatgtttataaACTGAAAGTAAAGCAATCTCTGTTTTAAATTCATGGTCTCCTTGGCCTAGCAAAGGATCCAACATCTTTATGGCCATGTTGCCGTGGTTTACAGATACGCCTTTATATACCTTCCCAAATCCACCCCTTGCAATGAGATTCTGCTCGGAAAATGCGTTAGTTGCATCTGATAATTCTTGCAGAGGAATCTGCAAGTAATTCACTTCTTCAGTGGAAGACATGAATTTTTACTTGAATATGATGTAAATCTTGAATAGAAAAAAGGAAAGGGTACGTAATATCACTTTCTGGTTTTAAATCTGAAGTGAGATGAGAGACACTCTTAATttatagggggggggggggggtgtgagGTAAAATAAACACAAAAATATCTTTGTTGTATCGGATGTCTATATATGTTGATTGGCTTGAGGTCTGGTTAAAAAGGGTagttgcacggtacccctgaccgcggaagggatctcccttcccagttcaccacccgacaaggatccctggcggcaaatacccatagccatcaaagaggggtaagaaacatgtttcaaacccgagacctcgagtgtcctcggtccggctttaaagcgggtgtcggtggccaccaaagtggcactaatgggaattgaacttgggtctccatTGGAGAACCCATGGGTGTAGTCGTGCTACCAGTGTGGGGTCATGGGGGGCGTAAAAGCGTGCTAGCCGAACGACGATCAAAATCCAGGaaaacataaaacaaatacaCGAATTTATAACACCAAGTGGTCAACTGAAAACTTACATAAAAACCGAAAGAAAAAATTATTATGATGCATTTCAAAAAacatttacgtcgaaacgtaaaccAATTTGTACTTATAGCGACACGTACATAAAAGAAAGCACGTAAAACTTCATGgactaaaaatgacattttacaaagtttttaaaaaaaattaagggGTTATAGATGTTAATGTTATAAGTTAAGATAAAAACaacaaaactcaaaaaaaaaCCAATAAAGGACAAAATAGACACAATTGGTTGCGATTTTATGCCAAAATTTAAATAATGCATACAGAGTAATGCATTTAAATGTAATTGTTTTTAATACACCTCTCGTGTTTAGGTTCACAAGTCTGACACGATTTTCGATACCTATGTCTTGTTTGGGTTCACGTTCGTTGACACGATTTTTGGGTTTGTGTCGTGTTTAGGTTCTTGTATGTGACATAATTTTCACATTCATGTCGTGTTTTGGTTCATGTATCCAACGCGACTTCGGATTCATGTCATGTTTGCATTTATGTGTGTGACATCATTTTCGGATCCATGTTATGGTTAGCCCGCCAAGCCGCGAGTACAACCATATATCACCCATTGAGGATGTATCAATCTGTTAAACTGTTTGGaattaatattaaaaatatgtgtaACCATGGGCAGATTAATATACGGAGGGGGCTGCGGAGCCACTACTATACCTTTTTCTAGAAGCCAAAcaactttgaattttgaatgGATGTCTCACGTCTGTTCACCTAGACTTGCATCCAAATTTTGGAATGCATAAGGAAATTGATAGTCAGCCAATAACTATAAAAATGCCAAATTGTATTTGCATACTGGAACTTCTTGGTTATTGCTTAATCCAAATTGTACGTAGAATTCAATGTTCTTTCCAATAAACAAAATATCAGAGTCGTTTTCAACTATTCAAAATTGTAGAATTTATCTATTGATTTTGTAATTGTTGTTTTGCTTTTGGGAATATGATATTGGACCAATAAGCATCTTAAAACCGAATAACTGAACCAAAACTAAAATACGGTCAAGATTTTTAATAGCCGATTTTTAATGTCTACTTATGGTACTTCTATCACTACTAGAAAATGTGAAACTTCTTACACCAGTTTTCATAGGAAATGCGTCATAAAACTGGTTTTTCTACGCATTTATGACAAACACTTGATGTAGTAAAACACCTCgtggtgttggtgcacttgtgtctgtactttgtctgtatccagtctcgatgtaaaacgatgtctatgTTAggcttgtaagtttgaccaagtcaactatcctcctagtttgacttggccaaacagtttgtttatgaatgtaacatgtctggttcgaaggatatctcatcgaaggatagttagatccttcgatgagctcgaaagttgaaccttcgatggatggacctcgatagatagtccttcgaggtcactgtgaacccttcgatggaagcctgatcgaaagatgatctttcgatcagtattCCTGATCCTTCGACTGGTtcaacatcgatagatgatccttcgtgacatctatcggatctttcggtcagacctgctgtgtatgggtatatatacccatgcagtgtatgttgaAAGGCAGATGCACACAGAAGGATAGAGAgactttgagagcattctgtccgaaacacacacacacactttgagagtttgcaaaacacatttgtgaacattgtgcttgtaaccggaaccttcattcgtattaatacagtggtgttaatcggtgaacctttgtgtgtttgtatttatacttgtttcatctcggtttgcttgctagcttggattccgcactcgctagtgggttggtataacaaggtttaggttcgtcatcctccgagagggacctacaagtggtatcagagccgtggctctttaccttgtttaaaaccgggtttgttcaagttcttggtgtgtttggacacttggtttagcacccgtttttggtggttttcttgcatttttagactgaaaaaggagttctaaacctttcgggagtgttcaaggttgggttgggtaacttaaaaatctgTTTTTAAGTAACTTGGTGTtttccggccatatctccggtGTGTTCCGGTGACCGGACCTTCTGGATAAGGTTTGCCATTTTGGGAAATTttatttgaaagtcaaaaagttggtgaaaagttgtgtctgcacataccttctgccgaaagttgtgcaccaacccatcacctttcccacctacccgtcaacttcgtgtcagtgtgtcagaagcattcgaaagatatccttcgacatcgaaagaccatctttcaatcaaagacagctcgatagataagcatctttcgagtagtctttcgaagtcagGCATTATCTTTCGTtcttggaatcttttcgaaggatacatCGTTCGAGCTATTGTTactcttcgaaagataaggatttatcttgaaagataaggatctttcactgtgaatctttcgagattattgaatctttcgagattagtgttcgaaagataaggatctttcattgtgaatccttCGTGATAATTGTTTGAAAGATAAGGATCTGTcatttgtgaatctttcgaagtctttgtttgaaactcaacagtgatctttcgaacactgttgatccttcgaacaagtcttgatctttcgattcTTGTCTGTTTGCATTTgacagtttgtgtttgtgtaggTTTTTCTATTagtatttgatcaaaatgagttgtacaagtccttaggattggagtttggactcacaatctagtcaagaactaacttctgctgcagcttgggcgaaaagtatgtttccaccgccatcaatcagtccaagtcaa
This genomic stretch from Helianthus annuus cultivar XRQ/B chromosome 8, HanXRQr2.0-SUNRISE, whole genome shotgun sequence harbors:
- the LOC118480906 gene encoding putative receptor-like protein kinase At5g39000, whose translation is MSSTEEVNYLQIPLQELSDATNAFSEQNLIARGGFGKVYKGVSVNHGNMAIKMLDPLLGQGDHEFKTEIALLSVYKHENMVSLLGFCDEDGKKILVYKHESNGSLDKHLKSTDLTWILVQICLDAARGLQYLHNDVGSEHRILHRDIKSSNILLDENWKAKIADFGLSRVSPANTQSTFLISNVCGTIGYIDPDYYNTGLLTQKSDVYSFGVVLFEVLCGRPTRVRAFRDERQFLTNLIKIHWRRKTLDEIIYPDLQKQINGASLVTFSSIAYQCLMSGNERPTMKKVVEQLQKALDNQLVSC